The stretch of DNA ACCAGGATGACCCATGTTTGCGGGTCGGGGAGGCCGCGCTTGCCCAGCCAGTAGTGCAGGAAGTAGATCCAGCCGCTGAGAAAGGTGAACATGGCGGCCCAGCGGAACCACCAAAGGGCGCGGGGCAGCAGCTTCTGCTGCGCGCCGCTGCGCACGGGGGCTTCCGTCTCGGCAAAGAAGGGCACCTGGACGAAATTGAAGTAGTAGAGCAAGCCGATCCAGGTGATGCCCGAGAGGAAGTGGATCCAGCGCAGCAGGAATAGCCAGCCTGATTCACTCAGCAATGACATCGTGCCCTCCTTGTTGTGGGGCAGGCGCTGCCGCTACTCGTCGTCCTTGTCGTCTCCCTCGTCGTCCTCCTCCCCGTCGTCGGCTTCGTCGTCGTCGACGAGGTCGTCCTCATCATCGAGCTCGTCGTCGGGTTCGTCCTCGTCGTCGTCGTCCTCGAGGTCGTCGAAGTCCTCATCGAAGTCTTCGTCGTCCTCGTCGTCATCATCTTCGGCCTCCGTCTCCTCGGTCTCCTCGTCCTCCCGCGCGTAGAGGGGATTTTCTTCGTCGTCGATCCATGGCCGATTGCCAAGCCACGCCATGATGAGGCACCTCCGGGCGGTTCCCGTCTTGACTTGCGAGACGGGAGTCGTTACTGTTGGACGTCGTTCGGCGGGATTATACATAGCAAATCGGTTTTCGTGTCAACGCGATTTTCGGCGGCGTAGCTCAGGTGGCAGAGCAGGGGTCTCATAAGCCCCGTGTCGGAGGTTCGAGTCCTCCCGCCGCCACCACTCGTTGAAGTTTTCCCACGCCTCCGCTAGACTGACCTTCCCGTGAGTGTCATTTTTTCCGAGCAAGGGAGAGCGCATGAGCGATGAGATCCTGGTCGAGCGTGAGGGCGGCATCGCCACCGTGGTGTTCAACCGGCCCAAGATGCGCAACGCGGTCAGCCTCGCCATGTGGGGGGAGATCGCGAACGTGACGGAGGGCCTCGCCAAGGACGACTCCGTGCGCGCCGTGGTGTACCGGGGGGCGGGGCGCGATGCCTTCGCCTCCGGCGCCGACATCTCCGAGTTCAAGGAGAACCGGAAGGACACGGAGACGGCCCTCGCGTACAACAAGAAGACGGAGGCCGCCTACTCCTCGATTCGCCTCTGCCCCAAGCCCACGGTGGCCATGGTCTTCGGCTACTGCATGGGGGGCGCCATGGCCCTGGCCATGGCCTGTGATCTGCGCTTCGCCGCGGAAGGCTCGAAGTTCGGCATCC from Candidatus Methylomirabilota bacterium encodes:
- a CDS encoding enoyl-CoA hydratase is translated as MSDEILVEREGGIATVVFNRPKMRNAVSLAMWGEIANVTEGLAKDDSVRAVVYRGAGRDAFASGADISEFKENRKDTETALAYNKKTEAAYSSIRLCPKPTVAMVFGYCMGGAMALAMACDLRFAAEGSKFGIPAARLSIIYGLDPVHQLVDLVGPAYAKDILYSARTLEAAEAFRIGFIQRLVPADDLEANTYDYLRTVADNAPLSIRGTKAQVQAIFEGVGEVHRKKLFEMGIETFTSHDYAEGTRAFQEKRRPKFTGR